In Cycloclasticus sp., a single genomic region encodes these proteins:
- the uvrA gene encoding excinuclease ABC subunit UvrA produces MDTIQIRGARTHNLKEIDLDLPRDKLIVITGLSGSGKSSLAFDTIYAEGQRRYVESLSAYARQFLSVMEKPDVDHIEGLSPAISIEQKSTSHNPRSTVGTITEIYDYLRLLFARTGIPQCPDHGTSLEAQTITQMVDSVLALNPDKRWMLLAPVIQERKGEHFNVLNDLRNQGFIRARIDGEVVELEDAPPLELKKKHTIEIIVDRFKIRDDLSIRLAESFETALKLTEGIAIISSMDDDEEILFSARFACPTCGYSISELEPRSFSFNSPKGACASCDGLGIKQYIDSNQVLHSPEISLAGGAIRGWDKRNMYYYQMIMSLAKHYHFDPEEPFNTYPEKIQQAILFGSNDEPITFNTLNSRGETTKRTHPFEGIIHSMERRYRETDSNTVRDELAKYLSSKACPDCDGQRLNEAARHVFVDTHTLPDITNLSIQKSSDLFASLRLSGHRGEIAQKIVKEIKARLDFLINVGLDYLSLDRSADTLSGGEAQRIRLASQIGAGLVGVMYVLDEPSIGLHQRDNQRLISTLFHLRDIGNTVIVVEHDEDAILAADHVVDIGPNAGIHGGEIIAQGTPQDIIDNPNSITGQYLSGQQCIAIPSKRHQADATKKLRINNARANNLKNVSVDIPVGLFTCVTGVSGSGKSTLINETLYPTVAKILNKSSLPIAVNDGVDGLENIDKVVDIDQSPIGRTPRSNPATYTGLFTPIRELFAATPEARSRGYTPGRFSFNVKGGRCETCKGDGVIKVEMHFLADVYVNCESCKGQRYSRETLEIRYKGKTIHEVLSMTVEDACVFFSAIPVVSRKLKTLMEVGLGYITLGQNAVTLSGGEAQRVKLSRELSKRDTGKTLYILDEPTTGLHFADIQQLLTVLHTLRDHGNTLVVIEHNLDVIKTADWVIDMGPEGGDGGGQIIAQGTPETVAQCVESHTGHYLKDFLNKAINSQSA; encoded by the coding sequence ATGGACACCATTCAAATTCGCGGTGCGCGAACGCATAATTTAAAAGAGATCGACCTCGACCTCCCTCGCGACAAGCTGATTGTCATCACTGGTTTATCGGGCTCGGGCAAGTCTTCGTTGGCGTTTGATACCATCTATGCAGAAGGTCAGCGGCGCTATGTTGAATCTCTTTCAGCCTATGCGCGACAGTTTTTATCGGTAATGGAAAAACCCGATGTAGATCACATTGAAGGCTTATCGCCCGCCATTTCAATTGAACAAAAGTCCACCTCACACAACCCACGTTCGACGGTTGGGACCATCACAGAAATTTATGACTATTTGCGACTTTTGTTTGCCCGAACCGGTATTCCACAGTGCCCAGACCACGGCACCTCACTGGAAGCTCAAACCATTACCCAAATGGTCGATTCTGTTCTAGCGTTGAACCCAGATAAACGTTGGATGCTATTGGCTCCCGTTATTCAAGAACGCAAGGGGGAACACTTTAACGTTTTAAATGACCTGCGTAACCAAGGCTTTATTCGCGCACGCATTGATGGTGAAGTTGTTGAACTAGAGGATGCGCCGCCGTTAGAGTTAAAGAAAAAACACACCATTGAAATCATCGTCGACCGCTTCAAAATTCGCGACGACCTATCCATTAGACTGGCAGAGTCATTTGAAACGGCCTTGAAGCTCACCGAAGGCATCGCCATCATCAGCAGCATGGATGATGACGAAGAAATTCTCTTTTCCGCGCGCTTCGCTTGCCCAACATGCGGTTACAGTATTAGCGAGTTAGAGCCGCGTAGCTTCTCATTCAATAGCCCCAAGGGAGCTTGCGCCAGTTGCGACGGTTTGGGTATTAAGCAGTACATCGATTCAAACCAAGTTTTGCATAGCCCCGAGATCAGCCTAGCCGGTGGTGCCATCCGCGGCTGGGACAAGCGTAATATGTATTATTACCAGATGATTATGTCGCTGGCGAAGCATTATCATTTTGACCCAGAAGAACCGTTTAATACTTATCCAGAAAAAATTCAGCAGGCTATTTTATTTGGCAGCAACGACGAACCCATCACCTTTAACACGCTCAATAGCCGAGGTGAAACAACTAAACGCACCCACCCTTTTGAGGGCATTATTCACAGCATGGAACGCCGTTACCGTGAAACCGATTCCAACACCGTCCGTGACGAACTGGCCAAATATTTATCCAGCAAAGCCTGCCCCGACTGTGATGGCCAGCGCCTGAATGAGGCGGCTCGACACGTCTTTGTTGACACCCACACACTGCCCGATATCACCAACCTATCGATTCAAAAGTCCAGTGACCTATTTGCCTCGCTAAGGCTCTCTGGGCACCGCGGAGAAATTGCCCAAAAGATCGTCAAAGAAATAAAAGCTCGCCTCGATTTTCTAATTAACGTTGGCTTGGACTATTTATCGTTAGACCGCAGCGCAGACACTTTGTCTGGTGGCGAAGCCCAACGAATTCGCCTCGCCAGCCAAATTGGCGCTGGGCTTGTTGGCGTTATGTACGTATTAGACGAACCGTCTATCGGCCTCCACCAGCGCGATAATCAACGCCTTATCAGCACGCTTTTTCACCTGCGCGATATTGGTAATACGGTGATTGTTGTCGAACATGATGAAGACGCCATTTTAGCGGCGGATCACGTGGTCGATATTGGCCCCAACGCCGGTATTCATGGCGGAGAAATCATCGCTCAAGGAACGCCGCAAGACATCATCGACAACCCGAACTCTATTACTGGGCAATACTTATCGGGGCAACAATGTATCGCCATACCGAGTAAGCGGCATCAAGCCGATGCAACAAAAAAACTGCGCATCAACAATGCCCGCGCAAATAATTTAAAAAATGTCAGCGTGGATATCCCTGTTGGTTTATTTACCTGCGTCACAGGCGTTTCTGGCTCAGGAAAATCCACCCTAATTAACGAAACCTTATACCCCACGGTTGCGAAAATACTGAATAAATCTTCCTTACCCATTGCCGTTAATGACGGCGTGGATGGCTTAGAAAACATCGACAAAGTCGTTGATATTGACCAAAGCCCAATTGGCCGTACCCCACGTTCTAACCCCGCCACTTATACTGGCCTGTTCACGCCCATTCGTGAATTATTTGCCGCCACACCCGAGGCCCGTTCACGTGGATACACACCCGGCCGATTCAGTTTCAACGTCAAAGGCGGCCGTTGCGAAACCTGCAAGGGCGATGGTGTCATTAAGGTAGAAATGCATTTTCTCGCCGACGTATACGTCAACTGTGAAAGCTGCAAAGGCCAGCGATACAGCCGTGAAACCTTAGAAATCCGCTACAAGGGCAAAACCATCCACGAGGTGCTCTCGATGACTGTTGAGGACGCCTGTGTCTTTTTTAGTGCCATCCCAGTTGTTTCAAGAAAGCTGAAAACGCTAATGGAAGTGGGACTTGGCTACATTACCCTAGGACAAAATGCGGTCACCCTATCCGGTGGTGAGGCACAGCGGGTCAAGTTATCTCGCGAGCTATCCAAGCGCGACACTGGAAAAACGCTGTATATTCTTGACGAACCGACCACAGGACTGCACTTTGCCGACATCCAACAACTGCTCACTGTGCTGCATACCCTTCGCGACCACGGCAACACCTTGGTCGTCATCGAACACAACCTCGACGTTATTAAAACGGCCGACTGGGTTATTGATATGGGCCCCGAAGGCGGCGATGGTGGTGGCCAAATTATCGCGCAAGGCACCCCTGAAACGGTTGCTCAATGCGTTGAGTCTCATACCGGGCACTACCTAAAAGATTTTCTAAATAAAGCCATTAACAGTCAATCAGCGTAA
- a CDS encoding MFS transporter: MDDSLGRSSTMSEQEKRASLGLAGIFSMRMLGLFMILPVMSLYTENLDGITPVLLGLAISVYGLTQALLQIPFGLMSDRFGRKKIITIGLLLFVGGSVVAAMSTSIYGIIAGRALQGSGAVAAAVMALAADLTLEQNRTKIMATIGISIGISFGIAMVLGPILAAVVGLSGIFWFTAVLATIGIVILHKVVPQPKKVTIHKDAEPIPALMGKVLKDGQLLRLDFGIFCLHLVMTAMFVVLPLLMRGKLGIAAEDHWMVYLPVLGLSVVAMVPFIIIAEKKRKMKTVFVSAVATLSFASIGLYLFSGHLWGMVVSLFIFFTAFNLLEASLPSLISKIAFAGGKGTAMGVYSSAQFFGAFCGGLMGGLVWNHYGLSEVFLVCAGILFVWALVAFSMKSPRHMSSLLKHVVVETAEQAQEITDKLLAIKGVLDVGISVDDSTAYLKVDNEFLDEAALDIIISNPSER; encoded by the coding sequence ATGGATGATTCGTTAGGCCGATCATCAACAATGAGCGAGCAAGAGAAAAGAGCAAGCCTTGGCTTGGCGGGCATCTTTTCAATGCGTATGCTCGGCTTGTTTATGATTTTGCCGGTGATGTCTTTGTATACGGAGAATCTTGACGGTATCACGCCGGTGCTGTTGGGCTTAGCTATCAGTGTTTATGGTTTAACGCAGGCGTTATTGCAAATTCCATTTGGTTTAATGTCGGACCGTTTTGGCCGCAAAAAGATTATCACCATTGGTTTATTGTTATTTGTTGGCGGCAGTGTTGTGGCGGCTATGTCCACTAGTATCTATGGCATTATTGCTGGCCGCGCATTGCAAGGTAGTGGCGCGGTTGCGGCAGCGGTGATGGCCTTGGCGGCCGACTTAACGTTGGAGCAAAACCGTACAAAAATAATGGCGACTATCGGTATCAGTATCGGTATTTCGTTTGGTATAGCCATGGTGCTTGGGCCAATATTGGCTGCGGTGGTCGGGTTGAGTGGTATTTTTTGGTTTACCGCTGTGTTGGCAACAATTGGGATTGTGATACTGCATAAGGTGGTGCCCCAGCCAAAAAAAGTAACCATACACAAGGACGCAGAACCGATACCCGCCTTGATGGGCAAGGTATTAAAAGATGGGCAATTGCTGCGCTTAGATTTTGGTATTTTCTGTTTACATTTGGTGATGACGGCGATGTTTGTTGTTTTGCCGTTATTAATGCGCGGTAAGCTCGGTATTGCGGCTGAAGATCACTGGATGGTGTATTTACCCGTGCTGGGTTTGTCGGTAGTTGCAATGGTGCCGTTTATTATCATTGCAGAAAAAAAACGCAAAATGAAAACCGTTTTTGTGAGTGCCGTGGCGACTTTATCTTTTGCTAGTATTGGCCTGTACTTATTCAGCGGTCACCTATGGGGTATGGTGGTGTCGTTATTTATATTTTTTACCGCCTTTAATCTATTGGAGGCGAGTCTGCCCTCTTTGATTTCGAAGATAGCGTTTGCTGGTGGCAAAGGAACGGCAATGGGGGTTTATTCTAGCGCGCAGTTTTTTGGTGCTTTTTGCGGCGGCCTAATGGGTGGGCTGGTATGGAATCATTACGGTTTGTCCGAGGTCTTTCTGGTTTGTGCTGGTATTTTGTTTGTTTGGGCTTTGGTTGCGTTTAGCATGAAATCACCGCGACACATGAGCAGCTTATTGAAACACGTGGTCGTTGAAACGGCCGAGCAAGCGCAGGAGATAACTGATAAGCTATTAGCCATAAAAGGGGTGTTGGATGTAGGTATTTCAGTTGATGATTCAACTGCTTACCTGAAAGTGGATAATGAATTTTTAGATGAAGCGGCGTTGGATATTATCATTTCTAATCCTTCGGAAAGATAA
- the ssb gene encoding single-stranded DNA-binding protein, with product MASRGVNKVILVGNLGKDPEIRYMPSGGAVANITVATSETWKDKNTGEQKEQTEWHRVVFFNRLAEVVGEYLKKGSKIYVEGSLQTRKWQDQSGQDRYTTEIKGSTMQMLDSRGGGSAEFSPASKSQSQPSNFSSAPAQPTAPMDDFDDDIPF from the coding sequence ATGGCAAGTAGAGGCGTAAACAAAGTAATTTTGGTAGGCAACTTGGGTAAAGACCCAGAAATTCGTTATATGCCAAGCGGTGGCGCAGTGGCAAACATTACGGTAGCAACATCAGAAACGTGGAAAGATAAAAATACCGGTGAGCAAAAAGAGCAAACAGAGTGGCACCGAGTGGTGTTTTTCAACCGTTTGGCAGAAGTGGTAGGTGAATACCTAAAGAAGGGTTCAAAAATTTATGTTGAGGGCTCATTGCAAACGCGTAAATGGCAAGATCAAAGTGGGCAAGACCGCTACACCACTGAAATAAAAGGTAGCACCATGCAAATGTTGGACAGTCGAGGCGGCGGTTCAGCGGAGTTCTCGCCAGCTTCGAAGTCGCAGTCTCAGCCAAGCAACTTCTCATCAGCACCTGCTCAACCGACAGCGCCGATGGATGATTTTGATGATGATATTCCGTTTTAG